A region of Candidatus Leptovillus gracilis DNA encodes the following proteins:
- a CDS encoding ABC transporter permease, with translation MIQYTIRRILLAIPVIFAILVVTFTLARAIPGDPCKAILGEKATAEACDRFTKDFGLDKPVYEQFIIYVTKMLQGDLGKSIRFGRPVLTILLERLPTTIELGLAAMFIAAIVGIPAGILSAVRRNSIIDVTTMIGANIGVSLPVFFLGLLLIYLFAVVLKDTPFSLPPSGRLSPGVSPVPFYEVYNLTVVEGSVRQQFFSFLAKHYVFNSLITFDWKVLNDALRHLILPAVALSTIPLSILARMTRSSMLEVLGLDYMRTARAKGLTERTVVLRHGLRNALLPVITVAGLQLAAILGGAVLTETIFGLAGVGLSVYEAITSRDFPIIQGFVIVIALIYVTFNLLVDLSYAVLDPRIRLD, from the coding sequence CTGGCCCGCGCCATTCCTGGCGATCCCTGCAAGGCCATCTTGGGCGAAAAGGCAACAGCGGAAGCCTGTGATCGTTTTACAAAAGATTTTGGTCTGGATAAGCCGGTTTACGAGCAATTTATCATCTACGTCACCAAGATGCTCCAGGGTGATCTGGGCAAGTCTATCCGTTTCGGCCGGCCGGTCCTCACCATTTTATTAGAGCGCCTCCCCACAACCATTGAGTTGGGCCTGGCGGCCATGTTTATTGCGGCGATTGTGGGCATACCGGCCGGCATACTTTCGGCCGTGCGGCGTAATTCGATCATTGACGTCACGACGATGATCGGGGCCAACATTGGGGTTTCGCTGCCTGTGTTCTTTTTGGGGCTGTTACTGATTTATTTGTTTGCGGTAGTCCTAAAGGACACACCGTTTTCCTTGCCCCCCTCTGGCCGCCTCTCCCCCGGCGTTTCACCCGTCCCGTTTTATGAGGTGTATAACCTGACGGTGGTGGAGGGCAGCGTCCGGCAGCAGTTTTTCAGTTTTCTCGCCAAGCATTACGTGTTTAATTCGCTCATTACCTTCGACTGGAAAGTGTTGAACGACGCGCTGCGGCACCTCATTCTGCCGGCCGTGGCGCTGAGTACCATTCCACTGTCTATCCTGGCCCGGATGACCCGTTCCAGCATGTTGGAAGTGTTGGGGTTGGATTATATGCGCACCGCCCGTGCCAAAGGATTAACCGAACGTACCGTCGTCTTGCGGCATGGGCTGCGCAACGCCCTTTTGCCGGTTATCACCGTAGCCGGGCTGCAACTGGCGGCTATCTTAGGTGGTGCGGTGTTAACAGAGACCATTTTTGGACTGGCCGGCGTTGGCCTGAGCGTCTACGAAGCTATCACCTCGCGTGATTTTCCCATCATTCAAGGGTTTGTCATTGTGATTGCCCTGATTTACGTGACGTTCAATCTATTGGTAGACCTCTCCTACGCAGTCCTTGATCCGCGCATTCGGCTTGACTGA
- a CDS encoding LysM peptidoglycan-binding domain-containing protein, producing MIVTPTPVGGGGGGGGGGVIYYTVVQGDNLTSIAGRFNTNVAAIKSANGLTSDLIFVGQVLLIPQ from the coding sequence ATTATTGTGACCCCAACGCCTGTTGGCGGCGGCGGTGGCGGTGGCGGTGGCGGCGTCATTTATTACACAGTGGTCCAGGGCGACAATCTCACCAGCATCGCCGGCCGTTTCAATACCAATGTGGCGGCGATTAAATCGGCCAACGGCCTGACATCTGACCTGATTTTTGTGGGGCAGGTGCTGTTGATTCCGCAGTAG
- a CDS encoding ABC transporter permease encodes MANVVELPNELILPEESPSLWRLTLRRLLRQRSAIFGLSILAVLIFVATFAPLIAPYDPTEVLIGKEDVRKREAPCIHLLGCPPEKPQHLMGTDGNVRDMFSRIVYGTRISLQIGLIVVFISSTSGIVLGSIAGYAGGWIDNLIMRLMDIVLAFPFFLLAIALVFVLGPSLSNAMLAIAIISMPTYARVVRSTVLSIREMDYIQASRALGATDLDILFKRILPNAMPPLIVLATLGIATAILDTAALSFLGLGAQEPMAEWGTMLGRERNQIFSAPHLVLIPGFMISITVLAFNLLGDGLRDALDPRLMHNQ; translated from the coding sequence ATGGCGAACGTAGTTGAGCTTCCTAATGAACTAATCCTCCCAGAAGAATCGCCCAGTTTGTGGCGCCTGACTTTGCGCCGGTTGCTGCGCCAACGTTCGGCCATATTTGGGTTAAGCATTTTGGCAGTGCTGATTTTTGTGGCGACTTTTGCCCCCCTCATTGCCCCTTATGACCCCACGGAAGTCCTCATCGGCAAAGAAGATGTGCGTAAGCGAGAAGCACCCTGTATTCATCTGTTGGGCTGCCCCCCGGAAAAACCACAGCATCTGATGGGCACGGATGGCAACGTGCGCGATATGTTTAGTCGCATTGTCTATGGCACACGTATCTCTCTGCAAATTGGCCTGATCGTGGTGTTTATTTCCTCGACTTCGGGCATTGTGTTGGGGTCTATTGCCGGTTATGCCGGTGGCTGGATTGATAATTTGATTATGCGCCTGATGGACATTGTGCTGGCCTTCCCTTTCTTTTTGCTGGCGATTGCTCTGGTTTTTGTCTTAGGCCCCAGCCTGAGCAATGCGATGCTGGCTATCGCCATTATCAGTATGCCCACCTATGCGCGGGTGGTGCGTTCGACGGTGCTGTCTATTCGGGAAATGGACTATATTCAGGCGTCGCGGGCTTTGGGGGCGACGGATTTAGACATTTTATTCAAGCGTATTTTGCCAAATGCGATGCCGCCATTGATTGTGTTGGCAACATTGGGTATTGCCACGGCAATTTTGGATACAGCCGCGTTGTCTTTCCTGGGGTTGGGCGCGCAGGAACCGATGGCGGAATGGGGCACGATGTTGGGGCGGGAGCGAAACCAGATTTTTAGCGCGCCACACCTGGTATTGATCCCCGGTTTTATGATCTCGATTACCGTTTTGGCCTTTAACCTGTTGGGGGATGGGCTGCGAGATGCTTTGGACCCAAGATTGATGCACAATCAATAG
- a CDS encoding M23 family metallopeptidase — MLAYAKALLVMPAWLRAWLQQFLSLLGILSPQQIALGVLKGSFDTLLLVLLGFGFVAGGRMVMDSQYTLPSSIQTTALKWAPIADRIARKADIPREVPLVLWFKENSMLAVNPDNCTGIVGAYDLVRSGERPCFAPGPISDIEVAEQLVIAASEFKKRCPDITYYTQNPDMIKRCYFAYNAGMGAAARLDANQSAYVMNNYDAAHTNMVYSDVELGTVVVKQLGAWPTHLAMQSLVVSQLDVAGEERPFSLAILDVSTRLYDWASTSAAKLSNTVWGVDGEMAFPASRSLDQEACIGKAHTLGNITLRPRLNPVAFAPTLTQDVHGCSYSLPGVDISSSDSTAILQAPMPGEVSTFTDRWYNTTIRIENDEWIVWLLHPRSYLIETGPVKRGQAVGVMGAVGYATGPHVHYTIFDKVNETFVDPQEFLP; from the coding sequence ATGTTAGCTTACGCAAAGGCGTTGTTGGTCATGCCTGCGTGGCTGCGGGCGTGGCTGCAACAATTTCTGTCGCTCTTAGGGATTCTAAGCCCGCAGCAAATTGCCTTAGGCGTTTTAAAAGGCTCTTTCGACACCCTGCTTCTTGTTTTGCTGGGCTTTGGCTTCGTCGCCGGAGGGCGCATGGTGATGGACAGCCAATACACACTGCCCAGCTCTATCCAGACAACCGCTCTGAAATGGGCGCCCATCGCTGACCGCATTGCCCGCAAGGCAGACATCCCCCGGGAAGTACCATTGGTCTTGTGGTTCAAAGAGAACAGTATGTTGGCCGTTAATCCCGACAATTGCACAGGCATCGTTGGCGCGTATGATTTGGTACGTTCTGGTGAACGCCCCTGCTTCGCGCCTGGCCCCATTTCAGACATTGAAGTGGCCGAGCAGTTGGTAATTGCCGCCAGCGAATTTAAGAAGCGCTGCCCGGACATCACCTATTACACCCAAAACCCGGACATGATCAAACGCTGCTACTTTGCCTATAATGCCGGGATGGGCGCGGCCGCCCGGCTGGACGCCAACCAATCAGCTTATGTCATGAACAACTACGACGCAGCGCACACCAACATGGTGTACTCCGACGTGGAGTTAGGCACGGTGGTGGTAAAACAGTTAGGGGCATGGCCAACCCATCTGGCGATGCAGAGTTTGGTGGTGTCGCAGTTAGACGTGGCCGGGGAGGAACGGCCGTTCTCCCTGGCAATTCTTGATGTCAGCACCCGCCTCTACGACTGGGCCAGCACTTCCGCCGCCAAACTGAGCAATACCGTCTGGGGTGTGGATGGCGAAATGGCTTTCCCGGCCAGCCGCAGCCTGGATCAAGAAGCGTGTATTGGCAAAGCCCATACGCTGGGCAACATCACGTTACGCCCCCGCCTGAACCCGGTCGCATTTGCCCCTACGCTGACTCAGGACGTGCATGGTTGCAGCTACAGCCTGCCCGGCGTAGATATTTCCAGCAGCGACAGCACAGCTATTTTGCAAGCGCCCATGCCCGGTGAGGTTTCCACCTTCACCGACCGTTGGTACAACACAACCATTCGCATTGAAAATGACGAATGGATTGTTTGGCTGCTGCACCCCCGTTCCTATTTGATCGAAACCGGTCCTGTCAAACGTGGGCAGGCGGTCGGCGTCATGGGCGCGGTCGGCTACGCCACAGGACCCCACGTCCATTACACCATTTTCGATAAGGTGAACGAAACGTTTGTTGACCCGCAGGAATTTTTACCCTGA